One genomic segment of Spiroplasma endosymbiont of Poecilobothrus nobilitatus includes these proteins:
- a CDS encoding ribosomal-processing cysteine protease Prp, with translation MIKIIITKTEQKIKKIEITGHAKAAEYGKDLVCAAITGIATGGLNSIDQIKPNSCQFIVKEGLIIITVKNNSADLQVVLQTIYYQFLTIYQQYQKFISVKEVEE, from the coding sequence ATGATTAAGATTATAATTACGAAAACTGAACAAAAAATCAAGAAAATTGAAATTACCGGGCATGCTAAAGCAGCTGAATATGGTAAAGATCTTGTTTGTGCCGCAATAACAGGAATTGCAACTGGTGGTTTAAATTCAATTGATCAAATTAAACCAAATAGTTGTCAATTCATTGTTAAGGAAGGACTAATTATTATTACAGTAAAAAATAATAGTGCTGACTTACAAGTTGTGTTACAAACAATTTATTATCAATTTTTAACAATTTATCAGCAATATCAAAAATTTATTAGTGTAAAGGAGGTTGAAGAATAA
- a CDS encoding HAD hydrolase family protein, producing the protein MDYFHQYFIGFNGACIYDIKTHTIVHQQTLSASQVNFLFQLVKKYHKKLWCYVDDLTKVIVNFNPVVENNPELAFFHGEFIQYDYALAIQNEGYKCIVMDVHENDDFIIATRGQNIEIAIDASWTAEINASGISKLAGLKLISSQWNIALSEMMAIGDSMNDYWMIKNVGLGIAMKNGQEQIKAVAKEVTTTVETGGVAKMIEKYILNNRK; encoded by the coding sequence ATGGATTATTTTCACCAATACTTTATTGGTTTTAATGGTGCATGTATTTATGATATTAAGACACATACAATTGTTCATCAACAAACCTTGTCTGCTTCTCAAGTTAATTTTTTATTTCAATTGGTAAAAAAATATCATAAAAAATTATGATGTTATGTTGATGATTTAACCAAAGTTATTGTTAATTTTAATCCTGTTGTTGAAAATAATCCTGAATTAGCATTTTTTCATGGAGAGTTTATTCAATATGATTATGCATTAGCAATTCAAAATGAAGGTTATAAATGTATTGTAATGGATGTTCATGAAAACGACGATTTTATTATTGCAACTCGTGGACAAAATATTGAAATTGCAATTGATGCCTCATGAACAGCAGAAATAAATGCTTCAGGGATTAGTAAACTAGCTGGTTTGAAATTAATTTCATCCCAATGGAATATTGCTTTATCAGAAATGATGGCAATTGGTGACAGTATGAATGATTATTGAATGATTAAAAATGTAGGGCTAGGAATTGCGATGAAGAATGGTCAAGAACAAATCAAGGCAGTAGCAAAAGAAGTAACTACAACCGTTGAAACAGGTGGTGTTGCAAAAATGATTGAAAAATATATTCTCAATAATAGAAAATAA
- a CDS encoding CPBP family intramembrane glutamic endopeptidase: MTNNDNVYNPKRAWYELKPTLVDRASPFDFNLVKLKNTGYIFLGTAIFAPFFINILISYMFAHNEYALAGMNFISWIIVAVGSYFVISGAQNEIMRSGAIAFYYFYFIPNIIGLVIGTIANQFHPSASVKTTINLLTLIIAGLVTIFILYRSSPLIFEKIKLTLKQDYKSLLVVCSIGIIAVFSIHLFFVYLQSLITTTTSNNQNSLIKGLDKWWNIVLLFIYTILIAPIVEELATRHGIFSLSGNKWLGFVASTIFFAGMHVAGTGDWEHFIGYIGASLTLGMLFLIVNGNVTYTIIPHAGYNCIVVILMFITPKFLA; encoded by the coding sequence ATGACTAATAATGATAATGTTTATAATCCTAAAAGAGCATGATATGAGTTAAAACCAACATTAGTTGATCGCGCTTCCCCCTTTGATTTTAATTTAGTTAAACTTAAAAATACGGGTTATATTTTTTTAGGAACAGCTATTTTTGCTCCCTTTTTTATTAATATTCTAATTTCATATATGTTTGCACATAATGAATATGCTTTAGCAGGGATGAACTTTATTAGTTGGATTATTGTTGCAGTTGGTTCATATTTTGTTATTAGTGGTGCACAAAATGAAATTATGCGGTCAGGTGCTATTGCCTTTTATTATTTTTATTTTATTCCAAATATTATTGGTTTAGTAATTGGAACTATTGCAAACCAGTTTCATCCATCTGCTAGTGTTAAAACAACAATTAATTTATTAACATTAATAATTGCGGGATTGGTGACAATTTTTATTCTTTATCGGTCGTCACCATTAATTTTTGAAAAAATTAAATTAACTTTAAAACAAGATTACAAAAGTCTTCTTGTTGTTTGCTCAATTGGTATTATTGCTGTTTTTTCAATTCATTTATTTTTTGTTTATTTACAATCATTAATAACAACAACAACTTCAAACAATCAAAATAGTTTAATTAAAGGATTAGATAAATGATGAAATATTGTTTTATTATTTATTTATACAATTTTAATTGCACCAATTGTTGAAGAATTAGCAACTAGACACGGAATTTTTAGTTTAAGTGGTAACAAATGACTTGGATTTGTTGCATCAACAATTTTCTTTGCTGGCATGCATGTCGCTGGAACCGGTGATTGAGAACATTTTATTGGATATATTGGAGCATCATTAACACTAGGAATGCTATTTCTTATTGTTAATGGGAATGTTACATATACAATAATTCCGCATGCTGGTTATAATTGCATTGTTGTCATTTTAATGTTTATTACACCAAAATTTTTAGCATAA
- the rpmA gene encoding 50S ribosomal protein L27: MKFALGLQLFASKKGVGSTKNGRDSHSKRLGAKRSDGQTIRAGSIIYRQRGTKVNPGVNVGRGGDDTLFALIDGIVKFEKFGRNKTKASVYQKQVK; the protein is encoded by the coding sequence ATTAAATTCGCATTAGGCTTACAGTTATTTGCTTCAAAAAAAGGAGTAGGGTCGACTAAAAATGGTCGTGATTCACATTCAAAACGATTGGGAGCAAAAAGATCTGATGGCCAAACAATTAGAGCAGGATCAATCATTTATCGTCAACGTGGAACAAAAGTTAACCCAGGAGTAAATGTTGGGCGTGGTGGTGATGATACCTTATTTGCCTTAATTGATGGGATTGTTAAGTTTGAAAAATTTGGACGAAATAAAACAAAAGCATCAGTTTATCAAAAACAAGTTAAATAA
- a CDS encoding IS3 family transposase, protein MQKSYSKPGCPYDNAVAESTYKIFKTEFIKNNKFKNVEQFKLELFDYINWYNNIRIYSKLNYLTPVQYRNYYST, encoded by the coding sequence ATTCAAAAATCTTACAGTAAACCAGGTTGTCCTTATGACAATGCTGTTGCGGAATCAACATACAAAATTTTTAAAACTGAATTTATTAAAAATAATAAATTTAAAAACGTTGAGCAGTTTAAATTAGAATTATTTGATTACATTAATTGGTACAATAATATTCGAATTTATAGCAAACTAAATTATTTAACACCAGTGCAATACAGAAATTATTATTCTACATAA
- a CDS encoding IS1/IS1595 family N-terminal zinc-binding domain-containing protein has product MYQKFRDKGIKYPNCQYFYCVKNGHNPEEKQKYLCKKCRASFYAFRDHFTY; this is encoded by the coding sequence ATTTATCAAAAATTTAGGGATAAAGGTATTAAATATCCTAATTGTCAATATTTTTATTGTGTTAAAAATGGTCATAATCCTGAAGAAAAACAAAAATATTTATGCAAAAAATGTCGTGCTAGTTTTTATGCTTTTCGTGATCATTTTACGTATTAA
- the gpmI gene encoding 2,3-bisphosphoglycerate-independent phosphoglycerate mutase: MKVKQPILLAILDGWGIAPDSKGNAVTQGHMVNVEKLKAKYPWVSAHAVGEWVGLPEGQMGNSEVGHIHLGAGRIKYESLTLINKAIKDGTFNQNPELLAAINFAKKNNGAFHIMELFSDGGVHSHLNHIFAAYKLAAQEGIKEIYLHIFGDGRDTKPECIKIYLKQFQQLQNELKVGEIATIGGRYYAMDRDKKYDRVQVAYDALVSRKGSEFSDPIEYIDREYQAGRNDEFLMPAYNINTPKGYIKSGDAVFFANFRPDRAISIASALTNPNFPGNDAQIYFMPKLHDIYFVSMMEYAETVASKHVAFKPIEVINGLGEWLSKKSYRQLRIAETEKIAHVTFFFDGGKDYFKNGLATQAEITLPGASADLIPSPKVATYDLKPEMSAYEITDKLIAELNRNEFDVIILNFANCDMVGHTGILPAAIEAVKAIDNCLGKIYAAIEKVNGIMIITADHGNAEIMIDETGGPNKKHTSQLVPIIITKEGLQLRKDNPAIADIAPTILELLGEEIPPEMTQPSLIIK; encoded by the coding sequence ATGAAAGTTAAACAACCAATTTTATTGGCAATTCTTGATGGATGAGGAATTGCGCCTGATTCAAAAGGAAATGCTGTTACACAAGGGCATATGGTCAATGTTGAAAAGTTAAAAGCAAAATATCCATGAGTCTCAGCACATGCGGTAGGAGAATGAGTTGGTTTACCAGAAGGGCAAATGGGAAATTCTGAAGTTGGACATATTCATTTAGGAGCAGGTCGCATTAAATATGAATCATTAACTTTAATTAATAAAGCAATTAAAGATGGAACATTTAATCAAAATCCAGAACTTTTAGCTGCAATTAATTTTGCAAAAAAAAATAATGGTGCTTTTCATATTATGGAATTATTTTCAGATGGTGGTGTTCACTCACATTTAAACCATATTTTTGCTGCTTATAAATTAGCAGCACAAGAAGGAATAAAAGAAATTTACTTGCATATTTTTGGTGATGGACGTGATACGAAACCAGAATGTATTAAAATTTATCTTAAACAATTTCAACAATTACAAAACGAATTAAAAGTTGGCGAAATTGCAACCATTGGTGGTCGTTATTACGCAATGGATCGTGATAAAAAATATGACCGAGTGCAGGTTGCTTATGATGCTTTAGTTTCAAGAAAAGGCTCGGAATTTAGTGACCCAATAGAATATATTGACCGTGAATATCAAGCCGGCCGTAATGATGAATTTTTAATGCCAGCATATAATATTAATACTCCAAAAGGTTATATTAAATCAGGTGATGCTGTCTTTTTTGCTAATTTTCGCCCTGATCGTGCTATTTCAATAGCTTCAGCTTTAACAAATCCTAATTTTCCGGGTAATGATGCACAAATTTATTTTATGCCAAAATTACATGATATTTATTTTGTTTCAATGATGGAATATGCAGAAACAGTTGCTTCAAAACATGTTGCTTTTAAACCAATTGAAGTTATTAATGGTTTAGGAGAATGATTAAGTAAAAAAAGTTATCGTCAATTACGAATTGCTGAAACAGAAAAAATTGCTCATGTTACATTTTTCTTTGATGGTGGAAAAGATTATTTTAAAAATGGTCTAGCAACACAAGCCGAAATTACATTACCAGGGGCTTCAGCAGATTTAATTCCATCACCAAAAGTAGCAACTTATGATTTAAAACCAGAAATGTCAGCGTATGAAATTACTGATAAATTAATTGCTGAACTTAATCGAAATGAATTTGATGTTATTATTTTAAATTTTGCAAATTGTGATATGGTTGGGCATACTGGAATCTTACCAGCAGCAATCGAAGCAGTTAAAGCTATTGATAATTGTCTTGGTAAAATTTATGCAGCAATTGAGAAAGTTAACGGAATTATGATTATTACTGCTGACCACGGAAATGCTGAAATTATGATAGATGAAACAGGTGGTCCTAATAAAAAGCATACTTCACAATTGGTTCCAATTATTATTACAAAAGAAGGGTTACAATTACGAAAAGATAATCCGGCAATTGCTGATATTGCTCCGACAATCTTAGAATTATTAGGTGAAGAAATTCCCCCTGAAATGACACAACCATCATTAATTATTAAGTAA
- a CDS encoding copper homeostasis protein CutC, with protein sequence MFIEVIARNYEECQIIEQVENIDRIELCADLSRGGLTPSYAVIQECTDRIKVPIRVMVRHRYDDFYCPSDEYFQLKKDIAYIKTTKAEGIVVGILTPTHQIDLLRMEELIALAHPLAITFHRAFDLIEDKITAIKQLAQLGISTVLTQGGITPIMKNDSKKKVEVCKYNKQN encoded by the coding sequence ATGTTTATTGAAGTTATTGCAAGAAACTACGAAGAATGCCAAATTATTGAGCAAGTTGAAAATATTGACCGGATTGAATTATGTGCTGATTTATCGCGAGGAGGGTTAACGCCATCTTATGCAGTTATTCAAGAATGTACTGATCGAATTAAAGTTCCTATTCGGGTAATGGTTCGTCACCGTTATGATGATTTTTATTGTCCATCTGATGAATATTTTCAACTTAAAAAAGATATTGCTTATATTAAAACAACAAAGGCAGAAGGCATTGTGGTCGGTATTTTAACACCTACGCATCAAATTGATTTATTACGGATGGAAGAATTAATTGCCTTAGCACATCCATTAGCAATTACTTTTCACCGGGCTTTTGATTTAATTGAAGATAAAATTACTGCTATTAAACAATTAGCTCAATTAGGAATTAGCACAGTTTTAACCCAAGGTGGGATAACTCCAATTATGAAAAATGATAGTAAGAAAAAAGTTGAGGTTTGTAAGTATAACAAACAAAATTAA
- a CDS encoding IS3 family transposase has translation MIYLQLLLENKCLYKKCPKKCCHSKLVESSFNKLQFSLSNIKIFHTDQGSEFNNNLIYNLLVKNGIQKSYSKPGCPYDNAVAESTYKIFKTKFIKNNKFKNVEQFKLELFDYINWYNNIRIHSKLNYLTPVQYRNYYST, from the coding sequence ATTATTTATCTCCAGTTACTTTTAGAAAATAAATGTCTATATAAAAAGTGTCCTAAAAAGTGTTGCCATTCCAAATTAGTTGAAAGCAGCTTTAATAAACTTCAATTTTCATTAAGCAATATTAAAATATTTCACACTGATCAAGGCAGTGAATTCAATAATAATCTTATTTATAACCTGTTAGTTAAAAATGGGATTCAAAAATCTTACAGTAAACCAGGTTGTCCTTATGACAATGCTGTTGCGGAATCAACATACAAAATTTTTAAAACTAAATTTATTAAAAATAATAAATTTAAAAACGTTGAGCAGTTTAAATTAGAATTATTTGATTACATTAATTGGTACAATAATATTCGAATTCATAGCAAACTAAATTATTTAACACCAGTGCAATACAGAAATTATTATTCTACATAA
- a CDS encoding IS1/IS1595 family N-terminal zinc-binding domain-containing protein gives MEKIIKELINSLTDDQFLEFHEKVKKEAELIKKQKRLNEIDKKFRDKGIKCPNCQSFYCVKNGHNPEGKQKYLCKKCRASFDAFRDHFTYWSHLNYEQWNLLIQISLLGQSSKMISHFIKTSPKTAWYNRQKIMKSKQLENTQLKFKTLNGQIQIDETFIKEIHKGNFKDKFDKRKIHLDSFSTNTKCCVQMAVDSNNNIYVKSTNTKRLQKQWIIENINKQLIK, from the coding sequence ATGGAAAAAATAATTAAAGAATTAATAAATAGTTTAACAGATGATCAATTTTTAGAATTTCATGAAAAAGTCAAAAAAGAAGCAGAATTAATTAAAAAACAAAAACGCTTAAATGAAATTGATAAAAAATTTAGGGATAAAGGTATTAAATGTCCTAATTGTCAATCTTTTTATTGTGTTAAAAATGGTCATAATCCTGAAGGAAAACAAAAATATTTATGCAAAAAATGTCGTGCTAGTTTTGATGCTTTTCGTGATCATTTTACGTATTGAAGTCATTTAAATTATGAACAGTGAAATTTATTGATTCAAATTTCATTATTAGGCCAATCTAGTAAAATGATTTCCCACTTTATTAAAACATCACCGAAAACCGCTTGATATAATCGCCAAAAAATAATGAAATCAAAACAATTAGAAAACACCCAATTAAAATTTAAAACGTTAAATGGCCAAATTCAAATCGATGAAACATTTATTAAAGAAATCCACAAAGGTAATTTTAAAGATAAATTTGATAAAAGAAAAATTCATCTTGATTCATTTTCAACCAACACTAAATGTTGTGTTCAAATGGCTGTTGATAGCAATAATAATATTTATGTTAAATCAACCAACACAAAACGATTACAAAAACAGTGAATTATTGAAAATATTAATAAACAATTAATCAAATAA
- a CDS encoding DNA polymerase III subunit alpha — MMTIPHLNVRTSYSLLSSLITFDKYFNYAMTNNLSSLAICDNNMFGVYEFHQLCQKNKIKPIIGLNVIILLNDIPYNMNLFARNQNGYFNLVEISSLIMINAEHKKNVTLEEISNFLTTDVKIIINYTTDNYQPELYQTLKKLLKVGTDLYLGINNGNLSLLESLQALVASEQIIWNNKVQYFTSEDFTAYKVVDTIKTQTLFKESKMKDLYGWVSPPLLYQQYFDNIKTFITTIDVFPLHKGNIFDNLLRYPTLEGQTAQQFLQEICQTALKQKKINGSKTTYLQRLTYELTVINKMGFNDYFLIVWDYVRYAKQQNIFVGPGRGSAAGSLVSYLLNITTIDPIAYNLLFERFLNPERKSLPDIDIDFEDDKREMVVEYLFEKYGSEHVAHIITFQTIGMKMAIRDICRIFDIAIEEADKMSKAVPLEYNYHYEEAINANPLFEIYQKKYPQVFLHLKKIIGLPRQTGTHAAGVVLTQQRLQTIIPIKEGYNGIYQTQYSMNYLEELGILKMDLLGLRNLTILHDVIDNIYQETKSKLDVDTLPLNDQKTYQLLAQGDTKGIFQLESPGMAKVLVDMVPDQLEDIVATSSLYRPGPQENIPLFIKRKKNLAKVTYIDERLAEILAPTYGIIVYQEQVMLIAQKVAIFSLAKADVLRRSMGKKDASIMSQMKTEFIEEAVKNHYVEKIAQEIWELIYKFASYGFNRSHAVAYSLLGYQMAYLKANYPSQFLASLLTHVIGGEHKTNDYIALAKNNHLTIVPPNINAPYRQYHTIDNQICVPLLIIKQIGFAFFNKIVQEYQTNGMFTDLYDLFIRLYKKGLNRKTYEALCFSGALDVFKLNRITLFNNYHRIFTYIELIKTQEENENLVVDFLLAEKPELVIEPNDEVICLEKEYEFLGFYLSNHPLKYIREKAGYQDKTKLISNLRLSLGSTNILVLVKRVKVITDKSNNKMAFLDCYDESGEISITAFAGIYKDYANLLKTNNVLLLNIKLRTYNNKINGIINRIKFISGEQ, encoded by the coding sequence ATGATGACAATTCCCCATTTAAATGTTCGAACAAGTTATAGTTTATTATCATCTTTAATTACTTTTGATAAATATTTTAATTATGCTATGACAAATAATTTATCATCATTGGCAATTTGTGATAATAATATGTTTGGGGTTTATGAATTTCACCAGCTTTGTCAAAAAAATAAAATTAAACCAATTATTGGCTTAAATGTTATTATTTTATTGAATGATATTCCTTATAATATGAATTTATTTGCCCGTAATCAAAATGGTTATTTTAATTTAGTTGAAATTTCATCTTTAATAATGATTAATGCTGAACATAAGAAAAATGTAACATTAGAGGAAATTAGTAATTTTTTAACAACAGATGTTAAGATTATTATCAATTATACAACAGATAATTATCAACCTGAGTTATATCAAACGCTAAAAAAACTTTTAAAAGTTGGAACAGATTTATATTTAGGTATTAATAATGGGAATTTATCGTTGTTAGAGTCACTGCAAGCATTAGTTGCAAGTGAACAAATTATTTGAAATAATAAAGTACAATATTTTACAAGTGAAGATTTTACTGCTTATAAAGTTGTTGATACAATTAAAACACAAACTTTATTTAAAGAAAGTAAGATGAAAGATTTATATGGTTGAGTCTCACCACCGCTCCTTTATCAACAATATTTTGACAATATTAAAACATTTATTACGACAATTGATGTTTTTCCTTTGCATAAAGGGAATATTTTTGATAATTTATTACGTTATCCAACCCTAGAAGGCCAGACCGCACAACAGTTTTTACAAGAAATTTGTCAAACAGCTTTAAAACAAAAAAAAATTAATGGTTCTAAAACAACATATCTTCAACGGTTAACTTATGAATTAACGGTGATTAATAAAATGGGTTTTAATGATTATTTTTTAATTGTATGAGATTATGTTCGTTATGCAAAACAACAAAATATTTTTGTTGGTCCTGGCCGCGGTAGTGCTGCTGGTAGTCTTGTCAGTTATTTATTAAATATTACAACAATTGATCCAATTGCTTATAATTTACTTTTTGAACGATTTTTAAATCCAGAGCGAAAAAGTTTACCAGATATTGATATTGATTTTGAAGATGATAAACGAGAAATGGTTGTTGAATATTTATTTGAAAAATATGGTAGTGAACATGTTGCCCATATTATTACTTTCCAAACGATTGGGATGAAAATGGCAATTCGAGATATTTGTCGAATTTTTGATATCGCAATTGAAGAAGCAGATAAAATGAGCAAAGCAGTTCCATTAGAATATAATTATCATTATGAAGAAGCAATTAATGCTAATCCTCTTTTTGAAATTTATCAAAAGAAATATCCCCAAGTGTTTTTACATTTAAAAAAAATTATTGGTTTGCCACGTCAAACGGGGACCCATGCAGCAGGTGTTGTTTTAACACAGCAGCGCTTACAAACAATTATTCCAATTAAAGAAGGCTATAATGGAATTTATCAAACACAATATTCAATGAATTATTTAGAAGAATTGGGAATTCTAAAAATGGATTTATTAGGATTACGAAATTTAACAATTTTACATGATGTTATTGATAATATTTACCAAGAAACAAAATCAAAATTAGATGTTGACACCTTACCATTAAATGACCAAAAAACTTATCAATTATTAGCGCAAGGGGATACAAAAGGGATTTTTCAATTAGAATCACCGGGGATGGCGAAGGTTTTAGTTGATATGGTTCCAGACCAATTAGAAGATATTGTTGCAACTTCTTCGTTATATCGCCCTGGTCCACAAGAAAATATTCCTTTGTTTATTAAACGAAAAAAAAATTTAGCAAAAGTTACCTATATTGATGAACGTCTAGCTGAAATTTTAGCACCAACTTATGGCATTATTGTTTATCAAGAGCAAGTTATGCTAATTGCTCAAAAAGTTGCTATTTTCTCACTAGCTAAAGCTGATGTGCTTCGTCGTTCAATGGGGAAAAAAGATGCATCAATTATGAGTCAAATGAAAACTGAATTTATTGAAGAGGCTGTTAAAAATCATTATGTTGAAAAAATAGCACAAGAAATTTGAGAATTAATTTATAAATTTGCTTCCTATGGGTTTAATCGGAGCCATGCAGTTGCATATTCATTGTTAGGTTATCAAATGGCATATTTAAAAGCAAATTATCCTTCCCAGTTTTTAGCTAGTTTATTGACACATGTTATTGGTGGTGAACATAAAACAAATGATTATATTGCTTTAGCAAAAAATAATCATTTAACAATTGTGCCACCAAATATTAATGCTCCATATCGACAATATCATACAATTGATAATCAAATTTGTGTTCCATTATTAATTATTAAACAAATTGGTTTTGCCTTTTTTAATAAAATTGTCCAAGAGTATCAAACTAATGGAATGTTTACTGATTTATATGATTTGTTTATTCGTTTATATAAGAAAGGCTTAAATCGAAAAACTTATGAGGCATTATGTTTTTCTGGAGCATTAGATGTTTTTAAGTTGAACCGGATTACCTTATTTAATAATTACCACCGGATTTTTACTTATATTGAGTTGATTAAAACGCAAGAAGAGAATGAAAATTTAGTTGTTGATTTTTTATTAGCCGAAAAACCAGAACTAGTAATTGAACCAAACGATGAAGTTATTTGTCTAGAAAAAGAATATGAGTTTTTAGGATTTTATTTATCGAATCATCCATTAAAATATATTCGTGAAAAAGCAGGGTACCAAGATAAAACAAAATTAATTAGTAATTTGCGTTTAAGTTTAGGATCAACAAATATTTTAGTTCTAGTGAAGCGAGTAAAAGTAATTACTGATAAAAGCAACAATAAAATGGCATTCTTAGATTGTTATGATGAAAGTGGCGAAATTAGTATTACTGCTTTTGCCGGTATCTATAAAGATTATGCTAATTTGTTAAAAACTAATAATGTATTATTATTGAATATTAAGTTAAGAACATATAATAATAAAATTAATGGAATTATTAATCGCATTAAATTTATTAGTGGGGAGCAATAA
- a CDS encoding transposase translates to MIQISLLGQSSKMISHFIKTSPKTAWYNRQKIMKSKQLENTQLKFKTLNGQIQIDETFIKEIHKGNFKNKFDKRKIHLDSFSTNTKCCIQMAVDSNNNIYVKSTNTKRLQKQWIIENINKQLIKENSIIISDMQPLYLLVAKQTNYILLATKTSTNPDASYRKLNKISKLQSNLKESLIHYHGLGFTNIQNYLNLWKWKYQHKGLTPNQQSSVLYFNV, encoded by the coding sequence TTGATTCAAATTTCATTATTAGGGCAATCTAGTAAAATGATTTCCCACTTTATTAAAACATCACCGAAAACCGCTTGATATAATCGCCAAAAAATAATGAAATCAAAACAATTAGAAAACACCCAATTAAAATTTAAAACGTTAAATGGCCAAATTCAAATCGATGAAACATTTATTAAAGAAATCCACAAAGGTAATTTTAAAAATAAATTTGATAAAAGAAAAATTCATCTTGATTCATTTTCAACCAACACTAAATGTTGTATTCAAATGGCTGTTGATAGCAATAATAATATTTATGTTAAATCAACCAACACAAAACGATTACAAAAACAGTGAATTATTGAAAATATTAATAAACAATTAATCAAAGAAAATTCAATTATTATTTCTGACATGCAACCATTATATTTATTAGTAGCAAAACAAACAAATTATATTTTATTAGCAACTAAAACTAGTACAAATCCTGATGCTAGTTATCGGAAGTTAAATAAAATTAGTAAATTACAATCAAATCTTAAAGAATCCTTAATTCATTATCATGGCTTAGGTTTCACGAACATTCAAAATTATTTAAATCTCTGAAAATGAAAATACCAGCATAAAGGTTTAACGCCAAACCAACAATCATCGGTATTATATTTTAACGTATAA